In Papaver somniferum cultivar HN1 chromosome 1, ASM357369v1, whole genome shotgun sequence, a genomic segment contains:
- the LOC113303810 gene encoding transcription elongation factor SPT4 homolog 2-like, which produces MSNVAQIPTSFGHELRACLRCRLVKTYDQFRESGCENCQFFNMDKDHEMVGECTTSNFTGIISVMDPTRSWAARWLRIGRFVPGCYTLAVSETLSGELQGICDEHNIPYVPPKRS; this is translated from the exons ATGAGCAACGTTGCACAGATACCAACTTCTTTCGGACACGAACTTAGGGCTTGCCTTCGTTGTAGGCTTGTAAAAACTTACGACCAG TTCAGGGAATCGGGATGTGAAAATTGTCAATTTTTTAATATGGACAAAGATCATGAAATGGTGGGCGAGTGCACTACCTCGAATTTTACTGG GATAATATCTGTCATGGATCCGACAAGAAGTTGGGCTGCTAGATGGTTGAGAATCG GAAGATTCGTTCCTGGTTGCTACACGCTTGCTGTTTCAGAGACGCTTTCAGGAGAATTGCAG GGAATTTGCGATGAACATAATATCCCGTACGTCCCCCCAAAGCGTTCTTGA
- the LOC113351932 gene encoding uncharacterized protein LOC113351932: MVASSDSQPSHDSPREPETSCRGKTDIAWKYAMEEKDPLTKKRSITYLVCLKNIIGGGINRPKMHLAGQRGEITPCKKVSLDVRYQMLESLKETSTKKRQREVEADDDQDNEVQEIEEVQMNMQTSVPITRNRNRGIMRVAGVANQKSTGIGGYFAPRTAPASQPSKRSALASKELMLDAVVAVGLGYKAPSYDDTHTKLLRSMVKEVRLFFESFRRFWEDIGCTITVDGWKDTSNRSLINFLADCPKGTVFLKSVDASDMVKTGENLFNLLKEMVEIVGEQHVVQMVTDNASNYALAGRLLEEAFPNM; encoded by the exons ATGGTTGCATCATCTGATTCACAACCATCACATGATTCACCAAGAGAGCCTGAAACTTCATGTAGAGGGAAAACAGACATTGCTTGGAAGTATGCAATGGAAGAGAAAGATCCACTGACTAAGAAAAGATCCATAACATATTTGGTTTGTCTGAAAAATATTATCGGTGGAGGAATTAATAGGCCGAAGATGCATCTTGCTGGACAAAGAGGGGAAATCACACCTTGTAAAAAAGTTAGTCTAGATGTTCGATATCAAATGCTAGAGTCATTGAAAGAGACATCTACAAAGAAGCGACAAAGAGAGGTTGAGGCTGACGACGACCAGGATAACGAAGTTCAGGAAATCGAAGAAGTTCAAATGAATATGCAAACTTCTGTGCCCATAACAAGAAATAGAAATAGAGGTATCATGAGGGTCGCAGGGGTAGCTAACCAAAAAAGCACAGGAATAGGTGGATATTTTGCACCTCGAACTGCTCCTGCTTCTCAACCGTCAAAAAGAAGTGCACTTGCGAGCAAAGAA CTTATGTTGGATGCAGTCGTTGCAGTTGGTCTTGGATACAAGGCTCCTTCATATGATGATACTCATACTAAGTTATTAAGATCTATGGTTAAAGAAGTACGATTATTTTTTGAAAGTTTCCGCAGGTTTTGGGAAGATATAGGTTGCACTATTACGGTAGATGGTTGGAAAGATACAAGTAACCGCAGTTTAATTAACTTTTTAGCTGATTGTCCAAAGGGAACTGTTTTCTTAAAATCAGTGGATGCTTCTGACATGGTGAAGACGGGAGAAAATCTTTTCAATTTGCTTAAAGAAATGGTTGAAATTGTAGGTGAACAACATGTTGTTCAAATGGTAACAGATAATGCTAGCAATTATGCACTTGCTGGAAGATTGTTAGAAGAAGCATTCCCTAATATGTAA
- the LOC113333314 gene encoding dihydrolipoyllysine-residue succinyltransferase component of 2-oxoglutarate dehydrogenase complex 1, mitochondrial-like — protein MARCSHTPLGDLVDAVLPFMGESITDGTLAAFLKKPGDSVQIDEPIAQVETDKVTIDVASPEAGVIQKFVAREGDTVEPGTKIAVISKSGEGANVTHVAPSEEKNTVKETPKPSAPAEKEIKPSVETVVAKDKPKTPSPAPSTTSATVPILPPKEREIKVPMTRLRKRVAKRLKESQNTFVQLTTTNEVDMTNLMNLRSEYKDAFVEKHGVKLGFMSGFVKAAVSGLQNQPIFNAVIDGDDIIYRDYFDISIAVGTPKGLVVPVIRDAEKMNFADIEKEINRLAKKANDGCLSIDDMTGGSFTISNGGVYGSLLSTPIINPPQSAILGMHSIKSRPMVVGGNVVPRPVMYIALTYDHRLIDEREAALFLCRIKDVVEDPRRLLLDI, from the exons ATGGCGAGATGTTCACATACTCCTCTTG GTGACCTTGTTGATGCTGTTCTTCCTTTCATGGGAGAATCTATAACAGATGGTACTCTAGCAGCTTTCTTGAAAA AACCTGGTGATAGTGTTCAAATCGATGAGCCAATTGCTCAAGTTGAAACCGACAAG GTAACCATAGACGTCGCTAGTCCTGAAGCTGGAGTTATCCAGAAG TTTGTAGCCAGAGAAGGTGATACCGTAGAACCAGGGACCAAAATTGCAGTCATTTCAAAATCTGGTGAGGGTGCGAATGTGACACATGTTGCTCCATCTGAGGAGAAGAATACTGTAAAAGAGACGCCAAAGCCATCAGCTCCTGCAGAAAAGGAGATAAAGCCTTCAGTAGAAACTGTTGTTGCCAAGGACAAACCTAAAACACCCTCCCCAGCACCGTCTACAACTTCAGCTACAGTGCCTATTCTTCCTCCCAAGGAAAGGGAAATAAAA GTACCAATGACAAGGCTTAGAAAGAGAGTTGCTAAACGCCTGAAAGAATCACAGAACACGTTTGTTCAGCTGACCACGACTAATGAAGTTGATAT GACTAACCTGATGAACCTTCGTTCTGAATATAAAGATGCCTTTGTAGAAAAACACGGAGTCAAGTTGGGATTTATGTCAGGGTTTGTTAAG GCTGCTGTCAGTGGTCTCCAGAATCAGCCAATTTTCAACGCAGTCATTGACGGCGATGATATCATCTATAGAGACTATTTTGACATTAGTATTGCTGTTGGTACTCCAAAG GGTCTGGTTGTTCCAGTTATCCGGGATGCTGAAAAAATGAATTTCGCTGACATTGAGAAGGAGATTAACAGGCTGGCAAAGAAGGCCAATGATGGTTGTCTATCTATCGATGATATGACAGGAGGCTCCTTTACCATATCCAATGGTGGTGTATATGGAAGCCTTTTAAGCACTCCCATAATCAACCCTCCACAG TCGGCAATCTTGGGTATGCATTCAATCAAGAGCCGTCCGATGGTAGTTGGCGGCAATGTTGTTCCAAGGCCAGTGATGTACATTGCACTGACATATGATCACCGACTGATTGACGAGAGAGAGGCAGCTTTGTTCTTATGCCGTATCAAAGATGTCGTTGAGGACCCTCGCAGACTTCTTCTCGACATATAG
- the LOC113303802 gene encoding dihydrolipoyllysine-residue succinyltransferase component of 2-oxoglutarate dehydrogenase complex 1, mitochondrial-like: protein MLAILRRKIASEGSNASSTIGQSLHRLRPSASSATRSYTAASNETLLLRRGSKYVQNFSCQILPGTTVTSKSMRELGCLLQKDSKLQGWTRSFSSDNGDLVDAVVPFMGESITDGTLAAFLKKPGDSVQIDEPIAQVETDKVTIDVASPETGVIQKFVAKEGDTVEPGTKIAVISKSGEGANVTHVAPSEEKNTVKETPKPSPPAEKEIKPSVETVVAKDKPKTPSPAPSRTSATEPILPPKERERRVPMTRLRKRVAARLKDSQNTFALLTTFNEVDMTNLMKLRSEYKDAFVEKHGVKLGFMSGFVKAAVSGLQNQPIINAVIDGDDIIYRDYVDISIAVGTPKGLVVPVIRDAEKMNFADIEKEINRLAKKANDGSLSIDEMAGGSFTISNGGVYGSLLSTPIINPPQSAILGMHSIVSRPMVVGGNVVPRPMMYIALTYDHRLIDGREAVFFLRRIKDVVEDPRRLLLDI, encoded by the exons ATGTTAGCTATTTTAAGGCGAAAAATCGCTTCTGAAGGCTCTAATGCTTCTTCC ACTATAGGGCAGTCTTTGCATAGATTACGCCCATCCGCATCTTCTGCAACAAGAAGTTACACAGCAGCAAGCAATGAG ACCCTACTTCTTCGAAGAGGATCTAAGTATGTGCAGAACTTCAGTTGCCAGATTTTACCTG GTACTACAGTTACTTCAAAGTCTATGAG GGAGCTTGGCTGTTTACTTCAAAAAGATTCAAAGCTTCAAGGGTGGACTAGGTCATTCTCTTCAGATAATG GTGACCTTGTTGATGCTGTTGTCCCTTTCATGGGAGAATCTATTACAGATGGTACTCTAGCAGCTTTCTTGAAAA AACCTGGTGATAGTGTTCAAATCGACGAGCCAATTGCTCAAGTTGAAACCGATAAG GTAACCATCGACGTCGCTAGTCCTGAAACTGGAGTTATCCAGAAG TTTGTAGCCAAAGAAGGTGATACCGTAGAACCAGGGACCAAAATTGCAGTCATTTCAAAATCTGGTGAGGGTGCGAACGTGACACATGTTGCTCCATCCGAGGAGAAGAATACTGTTAAAGAGACGCCAAAGCCATCACCTCCTGCAGAAAAGGAGATAAAGCCTTCCGTAGAAACTGTTGTTGCCAAGGACAAACCTAAAACACCCTCCCCAGCACCATCTAGAACTTCAGCTACAGAACCTATTCTTCCTCCCAAGGAAAGGGAAAGAAGA GTACCAATGACAAGGCTTAGAAAGAGAGTTGCTGCACGGCTGAAGGATTCGCAGAACACGTTTGCTTTGTTGACCACGTTTAATGAAGTTGATAT GACTAACCTGATGAAGCTTCGTTCTGAATATAAGGATGCCTTTGTAGAGAAACATGGAGTCAAGTTGGGATTTATGTCAGGGTTTGTTAAG GCTGCTGTCAGTGGTCTCCAGAATCAGCCAATTATCAATGCAGTCATTGACGGCGATGATATCATCTATAGAGActatgttgatattagtattgCTGTTGGTACTCCAAAG GGTCTGGTTGTTCCAGTTATCCGGGACGCCGAAAAAATGAATTTTGCTGACATTGAGAAGGAGATTAACAGGCTGGCAAAGAAGGCAAATGATGGTTCTCTGTCTATCGATGAGATGGCAGGAGGCTCCTTTACCATATCCAATGGTGGTGTATATGGAAGCCTTTTAAGCACTCCCATTATCAACCCTCCACAG TCAGCTATCTTGGGTATGCATTCGATCGTGAGCCGTCCGATGGTAGTTGGCGGCAACGTTGTTCCAAGGCCAATGATGTACATTGCACTGACATATGATCACCGACTGATTGATGGGAGAGAGGCAGTTTTCTTCTTACGTCGTATCAAAGATGTCGTTGAGGACCCCCGCAGACTTCTCCTCGACATATGA